Within the Mumia flava genome, the region TGCTCGCCGACCACCCAGGTGAGGGTGGGTTCGTCGGATACGGGGAGCTGCATGGCTGCCGCGAGCGCCGCCTGGCCCGGGACCGCGTGGGGATCGGTGCGGGGCAGCCAGGTCACCTCGATGTCGTCGGGCGCATCGACGGCCTGTGCGTCCTGGATCGTCGGGACCTCGATGAGCGCGTGTCCGACCGCGTCCCTCGGGAGCGAGGCGAGGATCCCGGCCGTCGCGGGCAGGCCGGTCTCGTCGGCGACGAGCAGGACCCGGCGTCGCCCGTCGGGGAGCGCGAACATCGTGCCCTCGTCGATCAGCGCGACCGGGTCGCCCTGCTCGCAGGTCTGCGCCCAGGTCGCGGCGGGGCCCGCCGCCGGGTCGTCGACCGACCCGTGCACGACGAAGTCGACGTCGAGCTCCGGGCCGTCAGGACCGTCCGGCCGGTACGCGCGGACGGTGTAGTTGCGCAGGATCGGCCGGGTGGCCTTCGAGATCGTGAGGTACTTCAGGTACGCGACCGTGTCGAGCTTGTTCGGGAGACGGGTGAGCGAGTCCTCGTCGGTCACCGGGATCCCCAGACGGAACCATTGGTCCGCACCGAGCGGCACGAACTGCTCGATGTCACCGGCGCCGAGCGTGACGCGGACGAACGACGGGGAGATCCGCTCCGAGCGCAGGACGTGGAGCGTGATCAGACCGGGGGTCTGAGGCTTCGTACGGTGGGTGGCGACGTTGGTGCGGGCCACGGGGGTCCTTCCGACGGGTCGAACAGCGAACCCGGTAAGGCTAGCCTTACCTGCCAGGCGGCCGCTACCCCGTCAGGCCACGGTCAGGCCGTCGGCCGCCCCGCCGACCTCGACGAGCGCTCTCTCGATGTCGTCGAGCGAGAGTCGCTCCTCCGCCGGTCGAGGCGCGAGCGCACCCCCCTCCTCCGCCGGTCGAGGCGCGAGCGCACCCCCCTCCTCCGCCGGTCGAGGCGCGAGCGCACCCCCCTCCTCCGCCGGTCGAGGCGCGAGCGCAGCGAGCGATCGAGACCCCCACACGGCGAGCAGCACGTGTCCCGTCCCGACCAGGTCGTCGCCAAGCCGGACGGCGTGTGCGAACGCCTCCTGCAGGGCGGCGGCCGACTCCGCTCCGTACGGCACGAGGGTCGGCGCTTCGGTGTCGCCGGTGGTCTCGTCGGCGACAGCGGTCGGGGCCAGGGTCGTACGGAGGTCTGCCGCCGTCACGCCCAACGTCGTGAGGGCGCGTGCGGCACTGGTCCGCTCGTCGGCGATCAGCCCGAGCAGCAGATGGACGGGCTCCACCTCGGCACTCCGTACGGCCTGCGCCTCGGCGTGCGCCGCCATCAGGGACGCGCGCGCCGGCTCGGTGAACCGGTCGAACCCCTGCGACGCATCCAACGGCTCGACCTCCTGCTCGCGGCGCACGAACCGCTTCTGCGCCGCCTGCTTCGTCACACCCATGCTCGCGCCGATGCGGGTCCACGACGCGCCCGATCGGCGAGCCTGATCGACGAAATAGCCGACGAGTGCGTCGGCGACCTCACCGAGACCCCCGGCGGCGACGGTCGCCTGATGGAGCTGGTCGAGCGGGTCGTCGGCGGTGGTCCGGACGGCGCGGATGAGGTCGTCGAGGCGGAAGGAGGGAGGAAGATCGGTCATGTGTCAACTCTAGGTTGACGATTGGGCTTCGTCAACCTGAGGTTGACGGCGCGGGCCGCACGGAATGACTCGCGAGCGCGCCGTGCGTGACTCGCGGCTAGGAGAGCCAGGTCGTGGTGGCGGCGGCGCCGACGCGGGTCGTACGGAAGCCGTTCGCGGCGTGGTCGGGATCGGGTCGGCCGAAGGAGATCCCGCAGACCACCAGCCGGTCGTCCTCCAGGCCGAGGTGCTCGCGGACGAACGGCGCGTACGCCGCCAGCGCCGCCTGCGGGATCGCGGCGACGCCGAGGCTCTGCGCCGCCAGCAGGAACGTGCTGACCCAGACGCCGCAGTCGACCGCGCCGTACGTCCCGAGCTCGCCCGGCGTCGACACGATCGCCACGTGAGGTGCGCCGAACAGCTCGAAGTTCTTCCAGGTCTGGCGCCCCGACGCCTCACGGTCACCGCGCTCGATCCCGACCGCGTCGTACAGCTGGAGCGCGCACTCGAGCCGTCGCTCGCGGTGCGCCCCGGAGTAGCCGGACGGGAACGCGAAGTCGGGACCGCCCGTACCGCCGCCGAGGATGTGCGACGTCAGCCCGTCACGGAACCGGTCGGTCCCCTCTCCCTCGGTCACCACGACCTGCCACGGCTGGGTGTTGCACCACGACGGCGAGCGCCCGGCGAGCTCGAGGATCTCGTCGATCGTCTCGCGCGGCAGCGGATCGGGAAGGAATCCGCGACAGCTCCAGCGCTCGGCCAGCAGCGAGCGAAGGACGTCGGCGGACGGCGAGGAGACGGTCTCGGTCATGGGGACAGGAAAGCAGGGGTCTCGATCCTCGCTCCGCTCGGCCTCGACCAACGGGGGCGTCGCGTAGAGTCCGAGCATGTCCGATCACGTCGACGTCCTCATCGTCGGAGCCGGGCTGTCCGGCATCGGCGCCGCCTACCGTCTCCAGGAGCGCAACCCCGGCGTCTCGTACACGATCGTCGAGGCGCGCGACGAGATGGGCGGCACGTGGGACCTGTTCCGCTACCCCGGGGTGCGATCGGACTCGGACTTCTACACCCTCTCGTTCCCGTTCCGACCGTGGCGCGGAGACGACGCGATCGTCGACGGCCAGGAGATCCTCGACTACATCCGGGAGACGGCGGACGCGTACGGGATCACCGAGAGGATCCGGTTCTCGACGAAGGTGGTCTCGGCCGCCTGGTCGTCGACCGACGCACGCTGGACCGTCGGGATCGAGGACTCCCGGACGGGCGAGCAGTCCACGATCACGGCGTCGTTCCTCGAGACCTGTGCCGGCTACTACGACTACGAGCAGCCGTTCGACCCCCAGTTCGCCGGGCTGGAGGACTTCGAGGGCCAGGTCGTGCACCCGCAGTTCTGGCCCGACGATCTGGACTACACCGGCAAGCGCGTGGTCGTCGTGGGCAGCGGTGCGACCGCCATCACGGTCGTGCCGGCGATGGCCGACGACGCCGCCCACGTCACGATGCTCCAGCGGACGCCGACGTGGGTCCTCGCCCAGCCGAAGCACGATGCGGTGGGCGACGCTCTCCGGAAGGTGCTGCCTGCCAAGGCCGCCCACTCGACGATCCGGGCGAAGAACGCGGTGCTGCAATGGGGTCTCTACCAGTTCAGCCGGCGCGCCCCGGAGAAGATGGCGGGCCTGCTCCGCAAGGGCGCCGTCGCCGGGCTCGGCTCGGAGCAGGTCGTCGTCGACCACTTCACCCCGCCGTACGGGCCGTGGGAGCAGCGGCTGTGCATCGCACCGGGCGGCGACCTGTTCGAGGCTGTCCGCAGCGGGCGCGCGTCGGTGGTGACCGGCCACATCGACCGGTTCGTGCCCGAGGGCATCCTGCTCACCGACGGGGAGACGATCGAGGCCGACGTCGTCGTTACCGCGACCGGCCTCTCCTTGAAGCTGATCGGCGGGATCGACCTGAGCGTGGACGGCGAACCCGTCGACCCGGCCGGCCGCATGACGTTCCGCGGTCTCATGCTCAGCGGCGTCCCGAACTTCTCCTACTGCATCGGGTACGTGAACCTGTCGTGGACGATGCGAGCCGACATGACCGCGCGGTACGTCGCGCGAGTCGTCGAGCGGCTCCGTACGACCGCCGCCGACACGGTGACCCCGACCTACACGGGCCCGCCGAGCGAGCGGCCGATGATCGACATGCAGTCCGGCTACTTCGTCCGGGCGGCGCACCTCATGCCGCGGTCGGCGGACGCGCACCCGTGGACGATGAAGCACAACTACGTCGTCGACGCGTGGCACACCAACCGCGCGAACCTCGACGACGGTCTGGTCTGGAGCGGCGCCGCCACCCGCACGTCCGGCGGCGCGACCCGTGCGGCGGCCGGAAAGGGCGTCGGCACGAGCGCGATCGCCTGACGCCCCG harbors:
- a CDS encoding siderophore-interacting protein, producing the protein MARTNVATHRTKPQTPGLITLHVLRSERISPSFVRVTLGAGDIEQFVPLGADQWFRLGIPVTDEDSLTRLPNKLDTVAYLKYLTISKATRPILRNYTVRAYRPDGPDGPELDVDFVVHGSVDDPAAGPAATWAQTCEQGDPVALIDEGTMFALPDGRRRVLLVADETGLPATAGILASLPRDAVGHALIEVPTIQDAQAVDAPDDIEVTWLPRTDPHAVPGQAALAAAMQLPVSDEPTLTWVVGEQKLPSSLRRHLVKAGTDKADVIFCGYWKAG
- a CDS encoding Clp protease N-terminal domain-containing protein, which translates into the protein MTDLPPSFRLDDLIRAVRTTADDPLDQLHQATVAAGGLGEVADALVGYFVDQARRSGASWTRIGASMGVTKQAAQKRFVRREQEVEPLDASQGFDRFTEPARASLMAAHAEAQAVRSAEVEPVHLLLGLIADERTSAARALTTLGVTAADLRTTLAPTAVADETTGDTEAPTLVPYGAESAAALQEAFAHAVRLGDDLVGTGHVLLAVWGSRSLAALAPRPAEEGGALAPRPAEEGGALAPRPAEEGGALAPRPAEERLSLDDIERALVEVGGAADGLTVA
- a CDS encoding nitroreductase; protein product: MTETVSSPSADVLRSLLAERWSCRGFLPDPLPRETIDEILELAGRSPSWCNTQPWQVVVTEGEGTDRFRDGLTSHILGGGTGGPDFAFPSGYSGAHRERRLECALQLYDAVGIERGDREASGRQTWKNFELFGAPHVAIVSTPGELGTYGAVDCGVWVSTFLLAAQSLGVAAIPQAALAAYAPFVREHLGLEDDRLVVCGISFGRPDPDHAANGFRTTRVGAAATTTWLS
- a CDS encoding flavin-containing monooxygenase yields the protein MSDHVDVLIVGAGLSGIGAAYRLQERNPGVSYTIVEARDEMGGTWDLFRYPGVRSDSDFYTLSFPFRPWRGDDAIVDGQEILDYIRETADAYGITERIRFSTKVVSAAWSSTDARWTVGIEDSRTGEQSTITASFLETCAGYYDYEQPFDPQFAGLEDFEGQVVHPQFWPDDLDYTGKRVVVVGSGATAITVVPAMADDAAHVTMLQRTPTWVLAQPKHDAVGDALRKVLPAKAAHSTIRAKNAVLQWGLYQFSRRAPEKMAGLLRKGAVAGLGSEQVVVDHFTPPYGPWEQRLCIAPGGDLFEAVRSGRASVVTGHIDRFVPEGILLTDGETIEADVVVTATGLSLKLIGGIDLSVDGEPVDPAGRMTFRGLMLSGVPNFSYCIGYVNLSWTMRADMTARYVARVVERLRTTAADTVTPTYTGPPSERPMIDMQSGYFVRAAHLMPRSADAHPWTMKHNYVVDAWHTNRANLDDGLVWSGAATRTSGGATRAAAGKGVGTSAIA